One genomic segment of Scyliorhinus canicula chromosome 10, sScyCan1.1, whole genome shotgun sequence includes these proteins:
- the ythdf3 gene encoding YTH domain-containing family protein 3 isoform X1, producing MSATSVDQRPKGQGSKVQNGSMHQKDTVNDDDFEPYLTSQTNQSNSYPPMSDPYMPSYYAPSIGFPYSLGEAPWSTGGDPPMPYLTTYGQMSNGEHHFIPDGVFSQPGALGSTPPFLNQHGFNFFPGNADFSTWGASGSQGQSTQSSAYSNSYGYPPSSLGRAIADGQAGFGSDSLSKVPGINSIEQGMTGLKIGGDMTTAVTKTVGSALSSTGMCTSIVANSTPATTTSAPKPTSWAAIARKPAKPQPKLKPKTNMGIGGPAVPPPPIKHNMNIGTWEDKGNVPKLPPAQQVMPPQVVVQQHQLPQQPIAIQAHPTNQQPQHPGPQQPQSQGQQQPQNRWVAPRIRGGGFNQTSGASSENFVLGIASLNPSPPGGEVHPVLEKLKGIHNYNPKDFDWSLKTGRVFIIKSYSEDDIHRSIKYSIWCSTEHGNKRLDAAFRSLNGKGPLYLLFSVNGSGHFCGVAEMKSAVDYNAFAGVWSQDKWKGKFEVKWIFVKDVPNNQLRHIRLENNDNKPVTNSRDTQEVPLEKAKQVLKIIATYKHTTSIFDDFAHYEKRQEEEEAIRRERNRSK from the coding sequence AGCAACAGCTACCCACCAATGTCCGACCCATATATGCCCAGTTACTATGCTCCTTCCATTGGATTTCCATATTCACTTGGTGAAGCTCCCTGGTCAACAGGGGGAGATCCTCCAATGCCATACCTAACAACGTATGGACAAATGAGCAATGGTGAGCATCACTTTATACCGGATGGTGTATTTAGTCAGCCTGGGGCCTTGGGGAGCACCCCACCATTTTTGAATCAACATGGATTTAACTTTTTTCCTGGGAATGCAGACTTTTCTACTTGGGGAGCAAGTGGATCGCAAGGACAGTCAACGCAAAGTTCTGCATACAGCAACAGTTATGGATACCCACCTAGTTCTCTTGGAAGAGCCAtagctgatggacaagctggattTGGAAGTGACTCTTTGAGTAAGGTGCCTGGCATAAATAGCATTGAGCAAGGCATGACTGGACTGAAGATTGGAGGTGATATGACAACAGCTGTCACTAAAACTGTAGGTTCTGCTCTTAGTAGTACAGGTATGTGCACTAGCATTGTTGCTAATAGCACCCCAGCAACGACCACTTCAGCACCTAAACCTACATCCTGGGCTGCTATTGCTAGGAAACCAGCAAAGCCTCAGCCCAAACTAAAGCCTAAGACTAACATGGGAATAGGTGGGCCTGCAGTGCCACCTCCACCTATAAAACACAACATGAATATTGGAACTTGGGAAGACAAAGGCAATGTGCCCAAACTCCCACCTGCACAGCAAGTTATGCCTCCTCAAGTTGTTGTTCAGCAGCATCAGCTTCCACAGCAGCCAATTGCTATTCAGGCTCACCCAACAAATCAACAACCACAACACCCAGGACCTCAACAACCACAGTCTCAAGGTCAGCAGCAGCCACAAAACCGTTGGGTGGCTCCTCGCATTCGGGGAGGTGGCTTCAATCAGACCAGTGGGGCAAGTAGTGAGAATTTTGTGTTGGGTATAGCATCATTAAACCCTTCACCACCTGGAGGAGAAGTACATCCTGTATTGGAAAAACTAAAGGGCATACACAACTACAATCCCAAAGATTTTGACTGGAGTCTGAAGACGGGCAGAGTATTTATAATTAAAAGTTACTCTGAGGATGATATACATCGTTCTATCAAGTACTCTATTTGGTGCAGTACTGAGCATGGTAATAAACGTTTGGATGCAGCTTTCCGCTCCCTGAATGGTAAAGGACCACTCTATTTACTCTTCAGTGTAAATGGAAGTGGACATTTTTGTGGTGTGGCTGAGATGAAGTCAGCAGTGGACTATAATGCTTTTGCTGGAGTATGGTCACAGGATAAGTGGAAGGGCAAGTTTGAAGTGAAGTGGATCTTTGTGAAAGACGTACCTAACAACCAACTACGGCATATTCGATTGGAAAACAATGATAACAAACCAGTTACCAACTCAAGGGACACACAagaagtgcccctggaaaaagccAAACAAGTGCTTAAAATAATTGCTACTTACAAGCATACCACTTCAATCTTTGATGACTTTGCACATTATGAAAAGcgtcaagaggaggaggaagccaTACGTAGG
- the ythdf3 gene encoding YTH domain-containing family protein 3 isoform X3, producing MSESNSYPPMSDPYMPSYYAPSIGFPYSLGEAPWSTGGDPPMPYLTTYGQMSNGEHHFIPDGVFSQPGALGSTPPFLNQHGFNFFPGNADFSTWGASGSQGQSTQSSAYSNSYGYPPSSLGRAIADGQAGFGSDSLSKVPGINSIEQGMTGLKIGGDMTTAVTKTVGSALSSTGMCTSIVANSTPATTTSAPKPTSWAAIARKPAKPQPKLKPKTNMGIGGPAVPPPPIKHNMNIGTWEDKGNVPKLPPAQQVMPPQVVVQQHQLPQQPIAIQAHPTNQQPQHPGPQQPQSQGQQQPQNRWVAPRIRGGGFNQTSGASSENFVLGIASLNPSPPGGEVHPVLEKLKGIHNYNPKDFDWSLKTGRVFIIKSYSEDDIHRSIKYSIWCSTEHGNKRLDAAFRSLNGKGPLYLLFSVNGSGHFCGVAEMKSAVDYNAFAGVWSQDKWKGKFEVKWIFVKDVPNNQLRHIRLENNDNKPVTNSRDTQEVPLEKAKQVLKIIATYKHTTSIFDDFAHYEKRQEEEEAIRRERNRSK from the exons ATGTCAGAG AGCAACAGCTACCCACCAATGTCCGACCCATATATGCCCAGTTACTATGCTCCTTCCATTGGATTTCCATATTCACTTGGTGAAGCTCCCTGGTCAACAGGGGGAGATCCTCCAATGCCATACCTAACAACGTATGGACAAATGAGCAATGGTGAGCATCACTTTATACCGGATGGTGTATTTAGTCAGCCTGGGGCCTTGGGGAGCACCCCACCATTTTTGAATCAACATGGATTTAACTTTTTTCCTGGGAATGCAGACTTTTCTACTTGGGGAGCAAGTGGATCGCAAGGACAGTCAACGCAAAGTTCTGCATACAGCAACAGTTATGGATACCCACCTAGTTCTCTTGGAAGAGCCAtagctgatggacaagctggattTGGAAGTGACTCTTTGAGTAAGGTGCCTGGCATAAATAGCATTGAGCAAGGCATGACTGGACTGAAGATTGGAGGTGATATGACAACAGCTGTCACTAAAACTGTAGGTTCTGCTCTTAGTAGTACAGGTATGTGCACTAGCATTGTTGCTAATAGCACCCCAGCAACGACCACTTCAGCACCTAAACCTACATCCTGGGCTGCTATTGCTAGGAAACCAGCAAAGCCTCAGCCCAAACTAAAGCCTAAGACTAACATGGGAATAGGTGGGCCTGCAGTGCCACCTCCACCTATAAAACACAACATGAATATTGGAACTTGGGAAGACAAAGGCAATGTGCCCAAACTCCCACCTGCACAGCAAGTTATGCCTCCTCAAGTTGTTGTTCAGCAGCATCAGCTTCCACAGCAGCCAATTGCTATTCAGGCTCACCCAACAAATCAACAACCACAACACCCAGGACCTCAACAACCACAGTCTCAAGGTCAGCAGCAGCCACAAAACCGTTGGGTGGCTCCTCGCATTCGGGGAGGTGGCTTCAATCAGACCAGTGGGGCAAGTAGTGAGAATTTTGTGTTGGGTATAGCATCATTAAACCCTTCACCACCTGGAGGAGAAGTACATCCTGTATTGGAAAAACTAAAGGGCATACACAACTACAATCCCAAAGATTTTGACTGGAGTCTGAAGACGGGCAGAGTATTTATAATTAAAAGTTACTCTGAGGATGATATACATCGTTCTATCAAGTACTCTATTTGGTGCAGTACTGAGCATGGTAATAAACGTTTGGATGCAGCTTTCCGCTCCCTGAATGGTAAAGGACCACTCTATTTACTCTTCAGTGTAAATGGAAGTGGACATTTTTGTGGTGTGGCTGAGATGAAGTCAGCAGTGGACTATAATGCTTTTGCTGGAGTATGGTCACAGGATAAGTGGAAGGGCAAGTTTGAAGTGAAGTGGATCTTTGTGAAAGACGTACCTAACAACCAACTACGGCATATTCGATTGGAAAACAATGATAACAAACCAGTTACCAACTCAAGGGACACACAagaagtgcccctggaaaaagccAAACAAGTGCTTAAAATAATTGCTACTTACAAGCATACCACTTCAATCTTTGATGACTTTGCACATTATGAAAAGcgtcaagaggaggaggaagccaTACGTAGG
- the ythdf3 gene encoding YTH domain-containing family protein 3 isoform X2, with the protein MKNVCYQRGSVQNGSMHQKDTVNDDDFEPYLTSQTNQSNSYPPMSDPYMPSYYAPSIGFPYSLGEAPWSTGGDPPMPYLTTYGQMSNGEHHFIPDGVFSQPGALGSTPPFLNQHGFNFFPGNADFSTWGASGSQGQSTQSSAYSNSYGYPPSSLGRAIADGQAGFGSDSLSKVPGINSIEQGMTGLKIGGDMTTAVTKTVGSALSSTGMCTSIVANSTPATTTSAPKPTSWAAIARKPAKPQPKLKPKTNMGIGGPAVPPPPIKHNMNIGTWEDKGNVPKLPPAQQVMPPQVVVQQHQLPQQPIAIQAHPTNQQPQHPGPQQPQSQGQQQPQNRWVAPRIRGGGFNQTSGASSENFVLGIASLNPSPPGGEVHPVLEKLKGIHNYNPKDFDWSLKTGRVFIIKSYSEDDIHRSIKYSIWCSTEHGNKRLDAAFRSLNGKGPLYLLFSVNGSGHFCGVAEMKSAVDYNAFAGVWSQDKWKGKFEVKWIFVKDVPNNQLRHIRLENNDNKPVTNSRDTQEVPLEKAKQVLKIIATYKHTTSIFDDFAHYEKRQEEEEAIRRERNRSK; encoded by the coding sequence AGCAACAGCTACCCACCAATGTCCGACCCATATATGCCCAGTTACTATGCTCCTTCCATTGGATTTCCATATTCACTTGGTGAAGCTCCCTGGTCAACAGGGGGAGATCCTCCAATGCCATACCTAACAACGTATGGACAAATGAGCAATGGTGAGCATCACTTTATACCGGATGGTGTATTTAGTCAGCCTGGGGCCTTGGGGAGCACCCCACCATTTTTGAATCAACATGGATTTAACTTTTTTCCTGGGAATGCAGACTTTTCTACTTGGGGAGCAAGTGGATCGCAAGGACAGTCAACGCAAAGTTCTGCATACAGCAACAGTTATGGATACCCACCTAGTTCTCTTGGAAGAGCCAtagctgatggacaagctggattTGGAAGTGACTCTTTGAGTAAGGTGCCTGGCATAAATAGCATTGAGCAAGGCATGACTGGACTGAAGATTGGAGGTGATATGACAACAGCTGTCACTAAAACTGTAGGTTCTGCTCTTAGTAGTACAGGTATGTGCACTAGCATTGTTGCTAATAGCACCCCAGCAACGACCACTTCAGCACCTAAACCTACATCCTGGGCTGCTATTGCTAGGAAACCAGCAAAGCCTCAGCCCAAACTAAAGCCTAAGACTAACATGGGAATAGGTGGGCCTGCAGTGCCACCTCCACCTATAAAACACAACATGAATATTGGAACTTGGGAAGACAAAGGCAATGTGCCCAAACTCCCACCTGCACAGCAAGTTATGCCTCCTCAAGTTGTTGTTCAGCAGCATCAGCTTCCACAGCAGCCAATTGCTATTCAGGCTCACCCAACAAATCAACAACCACAACACCCAGGACCTCAACAACCACAGTCTCAAGGTCAGCAGCAGCCACAAAACCGTTGGGTGGCTCCTCGCATTCGGGGAGGTGGCTTCAATCAGACCAGTGGGGCAAGTAGTGAGAATTTTGTGTTGGGTATAGCATCATTAAACCCTTCACCACCTGGAGGAGAAGTACATCCTGTATTGGAAAAACTAAAGGGCATACACAACTACAATCCCAAAGATTTTGACTGGAGTCTGAAGACGGGCAGAGTATTTATAATTAAAAGTTACTCTGAGGATGATATACATCGTTCTATCAAGTACTCTATTTGGTGCAGTACTGAGCATGGTAATAAACGTTTGGATGCAGCTTTCCGCTCCCTGAATGGTAAAGGACCACTCTATTTACTCTTCAGTGTAAATGGAAGTGGACATTTTTGTGGTGTGGCTGAGATGAAGTCAGCAGTGGACTATAATGCTTTTGCTGGAGTATGGTCACAGGATAAGTGGAAGGGCAAGTTTGAAGTGAAGTGGATCTTTGTGAAAGACGTACCTAACAACCAACTACGGCATATTCGATTGGAAAACAATGATAACAAACCAGTTACCAACTCAAGGGACACACAagaagtgcccctggaaaaagccAAACAAGTGCTTAAAATAATTGCTACTTACAAGCATACCACTTCAATCTTTGATGACTTTGCACATTATGAAAAGcgtcaagaggaggaggaagccaTACGTAGG